TAAGTCCCGAGCATCCGAGCGCATCATCTCACAGCTCGAAGAATCAACAATCAATGGGTCCGAAGGCAACAAATCATTCATGGAACAAAAGCGCTGCCAAAATGGGTACCAACACAACAAGAGTTGTCATGACTAGATACACTTTTCGAGATCTATGTTCCGAAACCAAGCTCTCAGCCTCCACGTCGAGAACTGAACTTGTGCTTTTGTCAGCCAAACTGGACAACCCCGCCCCACTCTCATCAAGGGAAGAAGAACTCGTGTTCGCCTTTTCCACCTGGATTTAAGGCACATTATAATCACTAGTAACAAAATGGGAACACCTTAACGAAACAAAAGCAtaaactatttcctttttaatccaTCACTGTGAGACCCATTCTTTACCAACGATACTTTAGTTacttttcattctctctctctctcttactttaccaattatgcattataaCTCGTGCCGAACTAAATGTTCAAACTTTTAAggtcggagggagtataaattaatgagGATTAGTTTTGATTTCAACTGCAAAAAAAGAGAACTTGCCTCAAAATTTTCTAATGTAGTCTCTGTGGCCTTATCTGGAGAATTCTCTGCATATTCTACATTACCCGAATCAAGCCCCGAAGACAGTGATTCTCGATCATCATAACTTTTTTCGTCTTGCAGGATAAGAGGTGCGATCTTTGCTTGATTCCGTAGTGTTCCTCTCAACAATTTGTTTTCCTTCATCAAGGAGGCTAACTGCATTAGATTACGCGATTCAGATTCAGTGTTTCGTTTATTCATATTCACTATCAGATACAGAAAGACAAGTTAAGGAGGAACAATAACAAGCAAAGAAACACTAGACCTGTTTGTGTATACGTTCCCTCTCTACTGCTAACTGCATAACCATATCCATGATTACACTACTTTTGATGTTGATGTCTTTAGCAATCGATCTTTTCTGAAGAGCAGCTTTGTCCAAAGATGCCTCCATGAATCCCAATTTAGATCGTCGAAAGTCTAGTTCTTTGTTCAGGTCCGAATTCACTTCAGACAAAATGACACGCTGCTCCTCAGAAATCATAGTCTTACTTTCAGCTTCTGTGACCTTTTGTTTCAGCTCATCGATTAATGTTTCCATATCCCAGATAGCAGTATATAACATGTTCTGCTGTTCTTGGCTTGCTTCTGAGGATGCCCTAGCATGCTGCAGTTGGATATCTAAATCCCTTAACTGCTTCTCGAGTAAGCTAATCTTCTTCGTGTTGCTACCATTGCTACCTTTGAGAAAGTCGACCTCTTCTGTCAACTCCAGATTTGAGTCCGTTAATTGCGAAACTTTTTCCTCTGCACTTTCAGCCCTAGTTTCTGCAGCATACATGGTTTCCTTTACAGACTCGATTTCATCGTCCCTTATTTTGAGTTCCTGCTGAATCCTTTCGCTCGAAAGGTTAGCTTCTGCAAGTCGGGATTCAGTTTGCCTCAGCTTTCCCTCGAGCGTTTGAACTCTTTCTCTAAGAGCTGTCACTTCGGCATTATCAGCTGCATGTCGTGCGTTGCTAGAATTTAGCTTTTGAATCAAAGCCCCCTTTTCGTTCAATTGCTTAACGCAGTCTTGCAGCTTCAGTTTCagttcttcttcccttttgttcGTGCTGGAAACATTTGgatcaaaaaattgaagtttcaacatcatttcttttgaaattCCCATCAGCACTTCAGCTCTGTTATCTGCCTCCAAGAAGCTGCCCCAAGCGGCCTCCGCTGCCTCCTCCATCGCGACAGCAACTTGCTCTCTTAAGCATATCTTCGATTTGAAATCTTCTTCGTTTTGTCTGACCTCCATCAGCTTCTTTTCGAGCTCCACCTCTCTCGCAAGAGAGATTTCCAGCATTCTGAGAACACGTCTCTGTTCAACAATCCGCATTTGAGGTTTCCATTCGGCCGTTGCAAGATGAAGTTCTTCCTTGACACCCAAATCCCAGTCATGCTTATCTGTTAAACAACAATTCATTActcaaaaccgaaaaaacacATCATAAACAAGTCACATTTGGTGAGACTTACATTCGCTTTTGTTGAAAACGAACGATGTCAACTGCAACTTAGCTAATTGAATCTTGATCCGCAGAACACGATCTTGGAATCGTTTTAGTACATTCTCAGAACCGTGCAATTTTCCTGCCACTTCCGCTGAATGTTCGCTAGAAGACATCTTATTAAGGGCGTCAACGGTGAGATCTTGAAGACCAGCCATTACATGGTCAAGCCCTCTCAGTTCAAAATTCAGTATGGCATAAAGCAGATCAAATGTGAAAGCCTTTTCAACGAATTCAGCAGAGATGTTATCATCCCGGAAATTGACATCACCGATATCAACTTCCGCAGCTAAGAGACGCAGTAGAAGATTCTCCAAGTTTGCTAACTTCTCCGAAGAGTATGCTAAGCTCGTATCCACTTCAGACGACACCATCATGGCATTCTGAAACGCCCCGTCATCCTCAGGCGTGTTCGGGAGGCCTTTGTGCAAGAACTTTTGCACGACTGGATCAGCGATATCAGATGTTAAATCCGCCATGCCATTCGTAACCATTCTATAGCTCATTCGAGGCTGCAACGATTATGCAAGAAATGTTACCAATATTCATGTAATTTAAGCATCTGGTGAAGAAACATACACATTGTACCTCTGTTTTTTCAGTTCATCAAACAGAAATAGGGCTATCAATTACCACATCTAATATTTGACATTTGACTTAAATATAGTACAAAATTAActtccaaaatttaaattaaccGAACAATTGAAACTACAAAGTCTTCAACTGATAAAACGAAATTAGTATCATTTCACATATAACTAAAACTATGCCATTTGAAAAGCTATCGCCAAAGAAGCAACCTATGTTTGTCATGAATCTTAGCTCCCAAATGCAGAAACATATACCAAAATCtatgtctcatttttcatttatttcgaACAGATTTCCAAACCCTAGGTATTGAAAATTGCGAtaaccaaaataattaaataaatagcaGTAATAACCAACcccaaaaacacacacacagagagagagagagcacaAACATACTAAAACTAGtataatttcaacaaaatatgCAGAgcatcataattcataaacaCCAAAATCCCTtacaattactaaaattagaaaaaaaaaataaaaatcgaagAGAAGTTAATTCAGTTGTAAAACTTAGCAAATACAAGCTCAAAGTCAACACCTCTCAtcagaagagaagagaagagtaGAGAAGAAATCTTCAGTTTCCGtccatttgtttttttaattatttcaagtGAATTACTGAATTTGTGcctaaaataaagaaaattaaagtagATGATGATACCTTTGCCGAAATCAATGAGTGAGTGGGTCTCCTAGAATTCCTCCTTTcgcatttaatttaatgattgTCGAAATTTATCGACAACCGTTGGTAATTGGTATAGAGACTTGAGCGCACGGGCATCTCCGGAGACTCGTGGATCTGCTAACATGCGCCGTGGACCTGACTTGAGCAATTGTTGGTGGAGCACAGTTGCTTCGATATTAGCAGCTgccaaaatatattcttacagCTGTTGTTAActttggagttttattaccgCGGGAGGATTCAcaacaatttaaaaacaacaccacatttatttatattgcaTGGCTATTTTTCACAATtgataacataaaatatttaggctaaaatttattcttcattactccaattctatatatatataataattagccaatataaaagaaattgtcACTAAtctttaaaatcttaaaacaCAATCTTAACGATTAAAATAAAGGATGACGTATGTTGTTTTAACTATCTAGTAAACacatattttgtgttttgatcaaattaaagCTATAGTAAACATATACTAGTAAGCGctccttttgtttttgttttatgatagTGGAAGTgttctttaaaaaattgtgttaggtgagttaagtaaatgaataataaagtaagaaatgaaaaaggtggagagaataaagtaagatagagtagagtaagtaaaaaaaaatgtattgacttttactaaaaaaagaaatgactctgttaatatgaaatatatactaaaatggcaaatgACTCCATTAATGTGAAATAGAAAGAGTACTATATAATGATTGTCATTGCACACGTGAAGAAATTATGATAATGTGATCGATCAATTTGTTCTAAGTTGTCATTACaatctttcaattttaattagatCAAAAGTAGATTATTTAATACGGAGTATCAAATTTGTACTACAtgagttcatgatttttgtgactaaattttaagttttaggCAATATTAGATATCAGTCTAAGTTTTTGATTTTAGGGACTAATGCTCAAAACTTAGTTTTCAtaccataaaatttgaaaaaatgttttGACAAGAgacgaaaaaataatacttcatgCGTTCTATTATAATTGTgtcattttattatctcttttatgttatttatcttattttattatcttttcatataatataataaatatattttaaaatttttgtagtaAAAAAGATGCTTCAATTAGAGCAGAACTAGAAGTATTATTTCGAAATAGTCAGAGATGTACtatattgttaatttaaatgagtactagtattatatgTACTCTACTATGATAGTAATTGATGTTGATATAGGTAGGAAGCACGAGTTACTAATTTGCGTGTGataaagtattaattatttctaattaataGCGTCGTGTTAGGGGTGAATGTATGGAGATAATTAATGAGTAAATTAGCTGCTAAAATTGAATACCGAATTCTTTATGAGGATTGTGCCATATTAATGGGATATAGCCATATAGGGATTAGTGGCCAGCCAATTATTAACACAACACTACTATTACCAAAAAAGGTGGGGGCAACGTCATGCCCCCAACGGCTAAAATTTACAGTAATAGCTTCCCTTAACTGTAATGTTACTCTACTAATTCCATATTTGCATAAGCTTTCTCGGGAAAGATACAAgcaggggtgtcgaaacgggtagcgggtattgggtacccgCACACCCGACCCGATACtcgtcgggtatcgggtactCGCTACCCGACGGAAACGGGAAACGGGTCGGGATTGGgtaatcatatttttggttttgcgGGTATCggtatacccgatacccgctcGGGATACCCGATAATCCCGAAAATTACCCGATTTTAGTTAAGTATGTTGtaatcattaatattaatataatttttaaattatccaGGTCACACTCAGATTTCtacatataatttttgttgtcTTTTTTTCCTCTATTAAAGAGCATACAAACACCAATCTTATATAGCATATAGTAGCATATGTGATATTGATACAATAGCTACACAAATACAGTAGGATATGTGATATGTGATATGTGATATGTATACAGTAGCTACACAAATACAGTAGCATATACATATAATCTAATCACTAATGATTATGGATACTTTTATGTGCTTTTAGGATGCACCAAAAtactaacaaaaaataaataaaacaacaaaaaaaatttataaaaatcgggtcgggtcgggtacCCGTTGTGTCGGGTGCgggatacccgagtcgggtatcgggtaatacCCGACATAGTGCGGGACGGGTATCGGGACAACAATTTCGGCTGaaatcgggtgcgggtacccgcgggtacccgtttcgacacccctagaTATAAGTGTGGTGCATGGTATTAATCAATTTCGATTATTTTGCAAATTATCgcaaaaatattcaaaagattGAAACCCCAACCCCAAGTAGACCTGCCccacggttcatgaaccggcggtttcggttTGAAACCGTCGATTCCGGTTTTGGAAAAaatggaaccggaaccgaaccgtgagACTGTTTCATGGTTTTTTGTTTCGATTCAAAAACCGACGGTTTCAGTTTCTgtttcggttccgaaccgccagTTTCGGACGGTTCGTAGCAGTTTAGGTTCGGTTTCACGGTTTTTTTCCttgttataaaataaattagaacaaagaaatggatagtttaattttaattaagacgAGTGAGATGAAAATGAtatcaaatttacaatttacacAAGAATGGGGTGAGTGTAAATGAGGATAGAGGGGTGAGTGTAAGTGAGGATagaagggagtatttatagatgaaaaaaagggggaaagggatccaatttgaatttaaaatcaacatttaaataaataaataaataaataaataaaaataaaagaaatggtgttttgtgcaatcaattttgaatagtGCAGCCATCACCCACCGCCaaccaatcaattttgaagactctaagtaatcaattttgaagactaCCGGTTCACTAATCAATGTTAATTAGagtattatgttttatttaaagtaatcaaTTCTTCTAAGTTTTATTAAACAAtgttgataaatatttataaataatgattCATACTCCATAGACTCTATACGTAAAAAACtgtgttaattaataaaatcggaaatagtattataaagttattacCACAATGGaatatagttttaatataaggattaactatgtttaaatttatctaGTATGGTGGCGTGTTTCCCAAAAAAATCCCCTTACCGATCCCATTGAGGGGCCCTTTGAACTTGAGTTTGTGCCAGCCGATAAGTCGGCAAGGTTTTGAGCAGGGGTCATataagaaaaaccaaaaaccctaTTGCTTTGAGGAGCAGTTTTTTGGGGGGATAATTTTGGGTGGGTACggttatattttttcttcatagtCGGAAAGAGAATGAAAACTATTTTCAAATTGAGCTTGAACAAGTGATCTATAAAAGAATGGGTTGTTAAAAACCCCGAGGTTTCATTATCATAAAAAGGGGTTTTGGGGACTAAGATCAATAGAAcgcaaattttgataatagaaATCTAAGATCTTAGGGCCCcaaaatttcctttttggataAAAGCCTTAATTAAAAACACGTTGGgaaattttcccaaaaaatacttaaccatttttcaatcataaaaaataaaacacacattaatCACAGACTGATTTttcatgcattttttaaaacccaagTTTTTTTCATAAGctctaacacacaaaaaatgTGCAATAGTAAACACCCGATAACAACGGTAGCCTTTTGGCTTTAAACAATTGACATAAACTCTTTTTGTCCCAACAAGGGAAAGAACTTTTCCCCAAAGGgattagttaaaaaaaatcgcACAAAGCATCTCATGCTCCAAAGAAAATTGGGCAATATAGAGATTTCCCACTGTAGACACATCCATTAAAAAGGTTGTAACCCGATTTTCCCCTTTACGGAATATTTTTTCCAACCTTCCCAACTTGAAATGATCGTTAACCCCATTTCTAATCGGTCAACATGCTTTTGCCATGAAGAAAAACGCATCTTGTACACATAAGTTCAAAATAGAATCAcatctttgatgaaaatacTTACCATCATAATCGGGGAGACGCATCAAACAAATGCTAATACTTGCAAGATTGCATTATcaaaaacaatagaaaacaCCTTTGataattgaattattcaaaacttgaataattaaaaagcaATTGATTTTGGTGGTGTGGAAAATctctaaaacaaatttaaaagtttgtTCAAAACCAACTTTGTCCATAAAGTGAAAATTCCCCTGTATGCATGCTTTTGGAAAGCGTTCCCAAAATCGAGCAAATATTCACTTTGTTCCCAAGTTTCTCAAATATCGGAtaaatcttttttcattttgatattgattttTGGTAGATAGTTGAATACTAGTTCTAGGTAGTCTTTTTGAGTTCAAATTTTAACCTCTTTTATCGAATCTTCATAATTTGATTATCATAAATAccaaaagggaaaatgatGCATGGCAAAATTTAGCCATAACGCGTAGTATGCTTATGATCATATCTTAAAAAAAGCGGAGGACGGGGACGTTTTAGACGAAGGAGGAGCCATGGGCACTCCCCTTTTGGGAAAGGGTTGGTTTTTGCGGTAGCCCATATAGTTCGGGGTGAAACGTCTGATGTGACGGAGAGGGAAAACCCCgggttttaatttgtatttttttgggCGAGTTACAAATGCCATAAAAAACCGCACTTTATTGCGGAAGAAACTATTGGGGCCTTTTTAAATGtttcacaaatattcatttttatttagttttttctcCGCGGGTCTTGTGAAGGGGGGGGATTTCCTCATTTTCGTGGTCACCACCCTCACCTCCTCATTATCATCGtcgatttaaaatttaaaatcatcaaatcGAATCATCACCGGGTGAATTATCGACGGACCGCCCAACCCGGCCCTGACCCCCTTGGGGTGGAATGGTCGTAAACCGGATCTTCTTCCATCTACAAATAGTAACTAgggtttaaaattaaaattttgaagatgatgaaatagaaaaatcatgaactcaAACTTATTAAGATGactttagttaaaaaaaaaaatatgaaaaaattttataacttattttaaaactgTGAGAGAAACCTCCTCCTTTCACATAGGTCTGATTTTCTGGGCGGTGATTGTCTAGTTTCACCGTAGCGATGAcatttaattaggatttaaattagatttagtATTTTCGTAGTTGGGGAGGGAAACAACATcgtatgaatataaattttgcCGATTGTCCACACAAATTTTTCTATTGTTCACATAATCGACAATATGACGAAGCGTTTTAATAACTAGGTGAACACAGATAATTGTCGgatattaatgtatttataCTTTGTCATGATTAAAGTTTACGACTAAATATATAGTTCAATTCTAGAAATAGggcaatatttttattttagtttatagaacttttctattttaattagtattgCAATTGGATATGATATGATTATGAAActagttgaaattataaaaaaaaaaacatatccCAAAGATTTGTAATCTATCTTAAagaatagataaaataaattaaaaaataaaaataaaaataaaaaaataaaaaaattagattatacaaaaagaaactaaacagataatagataaaaaatatgtcataCACCCCTAGCATATAACATCATCACGAATGAGATTTTTTGGCCATTTTTAGGAACGAAACGCTTCAGATCTTGAAGGGCAGTTTAGTTAATGATCTCATAATTCTAgttacaatatttaattattaatcggTCATTTTACAACACttaataataaagaaatacaAGTATGCAaataccatttttattttataatatataataaaatacttcttaaattttaaatgaataagaCTGTATATTCTGAATtccaaaattgataaaataaaaaaaagtaatttttttttaaatttaccGTTCTAACTTCTGGCATAgagatttattatttgacaaacttaattattctcagaagtattattaattaaagtaagTTGTATAACTttcacaataaatttaaattagagTAAAGGAATATATTAGTAATACTTGGATTGACAATCGAGTAAGAATATTCATTTAAGTATCTaagcaaaagaaaatagaacTAAAAAATCTAAACAAAGGGTGTGGTTGAACGGCATGAGATTCGTTCATCCTTAACCAAATGGTCAGGGGATAGATCTCTGCCTTTGGGTATTGAGCAGTTTTAAATCCTTGGGCCATCCCACCCATTGAGGTGCCTACAAATTAGCACGGGAAATAGTCACTGGGCAATGAGCCCGTCGGTGGATACCCTTggtaattaccaaaaaaatccaAGGAGTGTGGTCGAGTGGCATGGGACTCATCCATCCTTAACCAAATGTCAGGGGAGCAAGTCAGAGCAAGTCACTGGGAAGTGGGTCCGTCGGTGAATACCCTTggtaattactaaaaaaatctaaGGGGTGTGGTCGAGTGGCATGAGACTCGTCCATCCTTAACCAAATGTCAGGGGAGCAGCTTTAAATCCTTGGGCCAGCTGTCCCACCCATTGAGGTGCCTACAAATCAGCACGAGAAATAGTATCTGGGCCCGCCGGTGGATACCTTAAggtatttatcaaaaaaaagaaaaagaaaatagaactAAAAGCCGGAACAATGAATATAGTGATTGCCAAAAATGCCATTCAGGGGTTGGGGTGTTTTAGACCCAAAAGGACCTAACTCGTGATTAAgttactcccttcatccacTAATAAAcgtctcattttttcaatttcgtCTGTCCActaataaatgtctcatttgctttttactccctctgtccgtgaataggagtcccgtttttccatttcagtccgtccgcgaataggagtcccggttcacttttaccataaatggtaatagggtcccaccttccactaactcatctcactcacatttcatttaaaactaatatatacaagtgggacccctattccactaacttttttccatccacttttcttaacatttcttaaaacccgcgccGCCcataaatgggactcctaatggcggacggagggagtactatttttggtaatggaccaaccattccactaactttatctcactcatattttattataaaacgaaaatatattaaagtatGACCCAacttccactcactttttttccatccactttctactcatttcttaaatcccgtgtCATGTCAAATGTGGACTTGTAATTGTTGGAAGAATATCCACCACATCAGTAATTTGATT
The genomic region above belongs to Salvia hispanica cultivar TCC Black 2014 chromosome 3, UniMelb_Shisp_WGS_1.0, whole genome shotgun sequence and contains:
- the LOC125215783 gene encoding WPP domain-interacting tail-anchored protein 2-like, whose amino-acid sequence is MSYRMVTNGMADLTSDIADPVVQKFLHKGLPNTPEDDGAFQNAMMVSSEVDTSLAYSSEKLANLENLLLRLLAAEVDIGDVNFRDDNISAEFVEKAFTFDLLYAILNFELRGLDHVMAGLQDLTVDALNKMSSSEHSAEVAGKLHGSENVLKRFQDRVLRIKIQLAKLQLTSFVFNKSEYKHDWDLGVKEELHLATAEWKPQMRIVEQRRVLRMLEISLAREVELEKKLMEVRQNEEDFKSKICLREQVAVAMEEAAEAAWGSFLEADNRAEVLMGISKEMMLKLQFFDPNVSSTNKREEELKLKLQDCVKQLNEKGALIQKLNSSNARHAADNAEVTALRERVQTLEGKLRQTESRLAEANLSSERIQQELKIRDDEIESVKETMYAAETRAESAEEKVSQLTDSNLELTEEVDFLKGSNGSNTKKISLLEKQLRDLDIQLQHARASSEASQEQQNMLYTAIWDMETLIDELKQKVTEAESKTMISEEQRVILSEVNSDLNKELDFRRSKLGFMEASLDKAALQKRSIAKDINIKSSVIMDMVMQLAVERERIHKQLASLMKENKLLRGTLRNQAKIAPLILQDEKSYDDRESLSSGLDSGNVEYAENSPDKATETTLENFEVEKANTSSSSLDESGAGLSSLADKSTSSVLDVEAESLVSEHRSRKVYLVMTTLVVLVPILAALLFHE